One Lacunisphaera limnophila DNA window includes the following coding sequences:
- a CDS encoding CHASE domain-containing protein has translation MSTFTGWRLNQEALRVNEGRFRVQTERLGSAIQGRFSTVSELLNGARALPAASDRVIASEWRDYFRSLQGSFTEGLLGLGYIERVKRSQLAGFEARVRQEGEPEFRVHQNGTDEWAYVVVAFEPQELNTSVLGIDIASGTTRRSAAESAATSGRMELSRRIRLNYDGGEVAGCLLFLPVYAKGVPLGTVAEREQHLQGWVYASIRIDRLMAHMTESATVQLDFDLFEGDKPTVGALLYDADRALTLGEAGRVVSPDDYAGRSFNEARVLDVLGRRWTIWTSTSPEFDASSNNLVVPWVVAGGGSVLGILVAALVWVLMTARGRALAVAGQMTEGLRASEAEARRLAQVAKDNEQRLVDLTAQAPGVIFQFEVTPEHARRFSFLSAGYRALFGREPGEVLRRSAVLLMTVHPDDRRAVRNSLEKAIADSAPWELSFRIVRPDASARWIHAQSAVGRRPDGVRVWFGVLADISELQEARRSAEQANVAKSQFLATMSHEIRTPMNGVIGMTSLLMDTPLTSEQKEFAEVIRYSGESLLTLINDILDFSKIEAGRFDLENEAFNVRECLESALNLLAAKAGEKGLDLLYDVADGVPTEVRGDVTRLRQILVNLISNALKFTEHGEVELSVRPADPVAGDPDPRRELVFAVRDTGIGIPLEAQGRLFNSFTQVDASTTRKYGGTGLGLAISKRLAELMGGRMWVESEPGRGSTFFFTLRAEWLHKEARPFVAPAQVQLRGRRVLAVDDNSTNRRILAGLTAKWGLQTTLAEGPEAALEILRRGERFDLAILDMQMPVMDGIMLALAIRGLPGCGTIPFVLFSSIGRQQPKEHQGLFAACLTKPVKPSQLFDTLAGIISDAKPEAPVEVVAAPVAVPAAGLGRILLAEDNTVNQKVALHMLARLGYRADIAANGLEVLQAVERQPYDVILMDVQMPEMDGMEAAGRIKATPIAGRPMPWIIALTANAMEGDREKCLAAGMDDYLGKPIKSVDLAAALGRVRGRS, from the coding sequence TTGTCGACTTTTACCGGCTGGCGGTTGAACCAGGAGGCGCTGCGGGTGAACGAGGGGCGCTTCAGGGTCCAGACGGAGCGGCTGGGTTCGGCAATCCAGGGCCGGTTTTCGACGGTATCGGAGTTACTGAATGGGGCGCGGGCCTTGCCGGCGGCCTCGGATCGGGTGATCGCGAGCGAGTGGCGGGACTATTTCCGGTCGTTGCAGGGCAGCTTTACCGAGGGGTTGCTGGGGCTCGGCTATATCGAGCGGGTGAAGCGCAGCCAGCTGGCGGGGTTCGAGGCGAGGGTCCGGCAGGAAGGTGAACCGGAATTCCGCGTGCACCAAAACGGCACGGATGAATGGGCCTACGTGGTGGTGGCGTTTGAGCCGCAGGAGCTGAACACCAGCGTGCTGGGCATCGATATTGCCAGCGGCACGACGCGTCGCTCCGCGGCGGAGTCGGCGGCGACTTCCGGGCGGATGGAGTTGTCGCGCCGGATCCGCCTGAACTATGACGGCGGGGAGGTCGCCGGGTGTCTGCTCTTTTTGCCGGTCTATGCCAAGGGTGTCCCGCTCGGGACGGTGGCGGAGAGGGAGCAACATCTCCAAGGATGGGTGTATGCCTCGATCCGGATCGACCGGCTCATGGCGCACATGACCGAGTCCGCGACGGTGCAGCTGGATTTCGACCTGTTCGAGGGGGACAAGCCTACGGTGGGCGCGCTGCTCTACGACGCCGACCGCGCCCTGACGCTGGGCGAAGCGGGCCGGGTGGTGAGCCCGGATGACTACGCCGGGCGGTCCTTCAATGAGGCGCGGGTGCTCGACGTGCTTGGGCGCCGGTGGACTATATGGACGAGCACGTCGCCGGAATTCGACGCGAGCAGCAACAACCTCGTGGTCCCCTGGGTCGTCGCGGGCGGAGGCTCGGTGCTCGGCATCCTGGTGGCGGCGCTGGTGTGGGTGCTCATGACGGCTCGCGGCCGGGCCTTGGCGGTCGCCGGCCAGATGACAGAGGGACTGCGCGCCAGTGAGGCCGAGGCCCGCCGGCTTGCCCAGGTGGCCAAGGACAACGAGCAGCGCCTCGTGGATCTCACTGCGCAGGCCCCGGGGGTGATCTTTCAGTTTGAGGTCACGCCGGAACACGCGCGCCGGTTCTCCTTCTTGAGTGCAGGCTACCGAGCGCTGTTCGGCCGGGAGCCGGGGGAGGTGCTGCGGCGCTCCGCCGTGCTGCTGATGACCGTGCACCCCGACGATCGGCGTGCGGTGCGCAACAGTCTGGAGAAGGCCATCGCGGACAGTGCGCCGTGGGAGCTGAGTTTCCGCATCGTCCGGCCCGATGCCAGTGCGCGGTGGATCCATGCGCAGTCGGCGGTCGGCCGCCGGCCGGACGGCGTGCGGGTGTGGTTCGGCGTGCTGGCGGACATCTCGGAACTGCAGGAGGCCCGGCGGAGCGCCGAGCAGGCCAACGTGGCGAAGAGTCAGTTCCTCGCGACGATGAGCCACGAGATCCGCACGCCGATGAACGGCGTGATCGGCATGACCTCGCTGCTGATGGACACGCCGCTCACGTCCGAGCAGAAGGAGTTTGCCGAGGTCATCCGCTACAGCGGCGAGAGCCTGCTCACGCTGATCAACGACATTCTGGATTTCTCCAAGATCGAGGCCGGGCGCTTCGACCTGGAGAACGAGGCCTTCAATGTCCGGGAGTGCCTGGAGAGCGCGCTCAACCTGCTCGCGGCCAAGGCGGGCGAGAAGGGGCTGGACCTGCTTTACGACGTGGCCGACGGCGTGCCGACCGAGGTGCGCGGCGATGTCACGCGCCTGCGGCAGATCCTCGTCAACCTGATCAGCAACGCGCTGAAGTTCACCGAGCACGGCGAGGTGGAGCTGAGCGTGCGTCCGGCGGATCCGGTGGCCGGTGATCCGGACCCGCGCCGCGAGCTGGTGTTTGCCGTGCGCGACACGGGCATCGGCATTCCGCTTGAGGCGCAAGGGCGGCTCTTCAATTCCTTCACGCAGGTGGACGCCTCGACCACGCGCAAATACGGCGGCACGGGCCTGGGCCTCGCCATCAGCAAGCGGCTGGCCGAACTGATGGGAGGACGCATGTGGGTCGAGAGCGAGCCCGGCCGCGGCTCGACTTTCTTCTTCACGCTGCGGGCGGAGTGGCTGCACAAGGAGGCCCGGCCCTTCGTTGCGCCCGCGCAGGTGCAGTTGCGCGGGCGGCGCGTGCTGGCCGTGGACGACAACTCCACCAACCGCCGCATCCTCGCCGGCCTCACGGCCAAGTGGGGCCTGCAGACCACGCTGGCCGAGGGGCCGGAGGCGGCGCTCGAGATCCTGCGGCGCGGCGAGCGCTTTGACCTCGCGATCCTCGACATGCAGATGCCGGTCATGGACGGCATCATGCTAGCACTGGCGATCCGGGGTTTGCCCGGGTGCGGGACAATTCCGTTCGTGCTATTCTCATCCATCGGGCGGCAGCAGCCGAAGGAGCATCAGGGGCTGTTTGCGGCCTGTCTCACCAAGCCGGTCAAGCCGTCGCAGCTATTCGACACCTTGGCCGGTATTATCAGCGACGCGAAACCCGAGGCGCCAGTGGAAGTCGTGGCTGCTCCCGTGGCCGTGCCCGCGGCCGGGTTGGGGCGCATCCTGCTCGCGGAGGACAACACCGTGAACCAGAAGGTTGCGCTGCACATGCTCGCGCGGCTGGGTTACCGTGCTGACATCGCGGCGAACGGCCTCGAGGTGTTGCAGGCGGTGGAGCGTCAGCCCTACGACGTCATTCTGATGGACGTGCAGATGCCGGAGATGGACGGCATGGAGGCGGCGGGCCGCATCAAGGCGACGCCGATCGCGGGCCGGCCCATGCCCTGGATCATCGCGCTCACGGCCAACGCCATGGAGGGCGACCGCGAGAAGTGTCTGGCGGCCGGCATGGATGATTATCTCGGCAAGCCGATCAAGTCGGTGGATCTCGCGGCGGCGCTGGGGCGGGTGCGGGGGAGGAGTTGA
- a CDS encoding 2-oxoacid:acceptor oxidoreductase subunit alpha: MVSPNTPAATDASASSATTIPDVVIRLAGNSQDGIQAVGGFLARLAGRSDQEVMTYMTIPSTISGGPSIFQVRMGSGEILSSGDRADVLVAFYQHSYENHRSSLRPGGVLLYDSDHVVPNPDDKEVTAVGVPMTSATVEAVGGSSKEKGKNIYVLGLIARMFDLDVPKLTQLIRERFTGKNEDIVRNALLAFDAGYAYPAENLRSCLYRLEKSTAPGGRPQVTGDGNTVLTYGLLAAGVRYGAGYPITPWSSIMETLRTELPKYGGLFVQCEDEIAAASTALGFAYAGHLSITGSSGPGLSLKMEALGWATMAEMPLIVINVQRGGPSTGLPTNIEQSDLLQAIYGSHGDCPRVVLAPKNVEDCFHIALEAGRIAREFSTPVIILTDQAIATRIEAFDEPDLAKLMVEVKPDTSTRDAAFKPYPLGGMTRHAPPGSVMASGKYPTVTGLEHDEHGHPTASPALHTKMTEKRREKIKAVANSLPAPELVGDESGEVLLIGWGCTYGPIREAMGRLRHAGVKAAHMQMRHLHPLAPGLEATFARYKHVLVVEINDEGLYGHGQLATLLRALTCNPAITSITKTDGLTYKVSEIVERVARKIDLPDSTIGMRKQSILAVTPR, encoded by the coding sequence ATGGTCAGCCCGAATACCCCCGCGGCGACTGACGCTTCTGCGTCGTCCGCCACCACCATCCCCGACGTTGTCATCCGCCTCGCCGGCAATTCGCAGGACGGCATCCAAGCCGTCGGCGGCTTCCTCGCCCGCCTCGCCGGGCGCTCCGACCAGGAGGTCATGACCTACATGACCATCCCGTCCACCATCTCCGGTGGTCCTTCCATCTTCCAGGTCCGCATGGGCTCCGGCGAGATCCTCTCGTCCGGCGACCGCGCCGACGTGCTCGTGGCCTTCTACCAGCACAGCTACGAAAACCACCGCTCCTCGCTCCGCCCGGGCGGCGTGCTCCTTTACGACAGCGACCACGTGGTCCCCAACCCCGACGACAAGGAGGTCACCGCCGTCGGCGTCCCGATGACCAGCGCCACGGTCGAGGCCGTCGGCGGCTCCTCCAAGGAGAAGGGCAAGAACATCTACGTGCTCGGCCTGATCGCCCGCATGTTCGACCTCGACGTGCCGAAGCTGACCCAGCTCATCCGCGAGCGCTTCACCGGCAAGAACGAGGACATCGTGCGCAATGCCCTCCTCGCCTTCGACGCCGGCTACGCCTACCCCGCCGAGAATCTCCGCTCCTGCCTCTACCGCCTCGAGAAATCCACCGCGCCCGGCGGCCGCCCCCAGGTGACCGGTGACGGCAACACCGTCCTCACCTACGGCCTCCTTGCCGCGGGTGTGCGCTACGGCGCCGGCTACCCCATCACCCCCTGGTCCTCCATCATGGAGACCCTCCGCACCGAGCTGCCGAAATACGGCGGGCTTTTCGTGCAGTGCGAGGACGAGATCGCCGCCGCCTCCACCGCCCTCGGTTTCGCCTACGCCGGCCACCTCTCCATCACCGGCAGCTCCGGCCCCGGACTCTCCCTCAAGATGGAGGCCCTCGGCTGGGCCACCATGGCCGAGATGCCGCTCATCGTCATCAACGTCCAGCGCGGCGGCCCCTCCACCGGCCTGCCCACCAACATCGAGCAGAGCGACCTCCTGCAGGCCATCTACGGCTCGCACGGCGATTGCCCGCGCGTCGTGCTCGCCCCGAAGAATGTCGAGGACTGCTTCCACATCGCTCTCGAGGCCGGCCGCATCGCCCGCGAATTCAGCACCCCGGTTATCATTCTCACCGACCAGGCCATCGCCACTCGCATCGAGGCCTTCGACGAGCCCGACCTGGCCAAGCTCATGGTCGAGGTGAAGCCCGACACCAGCACCCGTGACGCCGCCTTCAAGCCCTACCCGCTTGGCGGCATGACCCGCCACGCGCCCCCGGGCTCCGTGATGGCCTCCGGCAAATACCCGACGGTCACCGGCCTCGAGCACGACGAGCACGGTCACCCCACCGCGAGCCCGGCGTTGCACACCAAGATGACCGAGAAGCGCCGCGAGAAGATCAAGGCGGTCGCGAATTCCCTCCCCGCCCCCGAGCTGGTCGGCGATGAGTCGGGCGAGGTCCTGCTCATCGGCTGGGGCTGCACCTACGGCCCGATCCGCGAGGCCATGGGCCGCCTGCGTCACGCCGGCGTCAAGGCCGCCCACATGCAGATGCGCCACCTGCACCCGCTCGCCCCCGGCCTCGAGGCAACCTTCGCCCGCTACAAGCACGTCCTCGTGGTCGAGATCAACGACGAGGGCCTCTACGGCCACGGCCAGCTCGCCACGCTGCTCCGCGCGCTCACCTGCAACCCGGCGATCACCAGCATCACGAAGACCGACGGCCTCACCTACAAGGTTAGCGAGATCGTCGAGCGCGTCGCCCGGAAGATCGACCTGCCCGACAGCACCATCGGCATGCGCAAGCAGAGCATCCTCGCCGTCACCCCGCGCTGA
- a CDS encoding thiamine pyrophosphate-dependent enzyme, whose translation MSTPAPAAPVAPAADGTRAPLTKKILTADHPTWCPGCGDFAVLASFYKVLEKLNYPQEKIVTFAGIGCSSRFPYFVNTHGGHYIHGRALPFAAGISLGRDDLHVFVFGGDGDGFSIGGNHLVHTARKNPRLTYVIMDNSVYGLTKKQTSPTSPIGFKSKTDPWGAMDQPINPMRTLLNSGATFIARSHATQVNHMVEMMLKAAQHDGFSVVEILSECVEFFEGAFDGAVPRKGGSWQAIELKKNDGTPEDELRHDPTDKLAAMKLASEPWPGKFGIYYEDKVRPTKNALEQKLIATTREKTKNATDLELLSKTFARMR comes from the coding sequence ATGTCCACCCCCGCCCCCGCCGCTCCCGTCGCCCCCGCCGCTGACGGCACCCGCGCCCCGCTGACCAAGAAGATCCTCACCGCCGACCACCCCACATGGTGCCCCGGCTGCGGCGATTTCGCCGTGCTCGCCTCCTTCTACAAGGTCCTCGAGAAACTGAACTACCCGCAGGAGAAGATCGTCACCTTCGCGGGCATCGGTTGCTCCTCGCGCTTCCCTTATTTCGTCAACACCCACGGCGGCCACTACATCCACGGCCGCGCCCTGCCCTTCGCCGCCGGCATCTCGCTCGGCCGCGACGACCTCCATGTCTTCGTCTTCGGCGGCGACGGCGACGGTTTCTCCATCGGCGGCAACCACCTCGTCCACACCGCGCGCAAGAACCCGCGCCTCACCTACGTCATCATGGACAATTCCGTCTATGGCCTGACGAAGAAGCAGACCTCCCCCACCTCCCCGATCGGCTTCAAGTCCAAGACGGACCCCTGGGGCGCGATGGACCAGCCCATCAACCCGATGCGCACGCTGCTCAACAGCGGCGCCACCTTCATCGCCCGCTCGCACGCCACGCAGGTCAACCACATGGTCGAGATGATGCTCAAGGCCGCGCAGCATGACGGCTTCTCCGTCGTCGAGATCCTGTCGGAGTGCGTCGAATTCTTCGAGGGCGCCTTCGACGGCGCCGTGCCCCGCAAGGGCGGTAGCTGGCAGGCCATCGAGCTGAAGAAGAATGACGGCACGCCGGAGGACGAACTCCGCCACGACCCGACCGACAAACTCGCCGCCATGAAGCTGGCCTCCGAGCCCTGGCCCGGGAAGTTCGGCATCTATTACGAGGACAAGGTGCGCCCCACCAAGAACGCCCTCGAGCAGAAGCTCATCGCCACCACCCGCGAGAAGACGAAGAACGCGACCGATCTCGAACTGCTTTCCAAGACGTTCGCGCGGATGCGCTGA
- a CDS encoding thymidine kinase, with protein sequence MSKVYFYYSAMNAGKSTVLLQASHNYHERGMRTLCFIPAIDTRAGAGVIKSRIGLEVQALPLQPEENLFAHTQAAHATQPVACVLIDEAQFLTRLQVEQCTDIADQLRIPVLCYGLRTDFQAQLFPGSAALLALADDLIELKNICHCGRKATMNLRITADGHGVKEGAQVEIGGNDRYVAMCRRHYKEALARA encoded by the coding sequence ATGTCGAAGGTCTATTTTTACTACTCGGCGATGAACGCCGGCAAATCGACGGTCCTGCTTCAGGCCAGCCACAACTACCACGAGCGCGGCATGCGCACGCTGTGCTTCATCCCGGCGATCGACACGCGCGCCGGCGCCGGGGTCATCAAGTCTCGCATCGGCCTCGAGGTGCAGGCCCTCCCCTTGCAGCCCGAGGAGAACCTCTTCGCCCACACCCAGGCCGCCCACGCCACCCAGCCCGTGGCCTGCGTGCTCATCGACGAGGCGCAGTTCCTCACGCGCCTCCAGGTCGAGCAGTGCACCGACATCGCCGACCAACTCCGCATCCCCGTACTCTGCTACGGCCTCCGCACGGATTTTCAGGCCCAGCTGTTTCCCGGCAGCGCCGCGCTGCTAGCCCTGGCCGACGATCTTATCGAGCTGAAGAACATCTGTCACTGCGGCCGCAAGGCCACGATGAACCTCCGCATCACGGCCGACGGCCACGGCGTGAAGGAAGGCGCCCAGGTGGAGATCGGCGGCAACGACCGCTACGTCGCGATGTGCCGCCGCCACTACAAGGAAGCCCTGGCCCGGGCGTGA
- a CDS encoding succinate CoA transferase codes for MIHYPFPTLTPEEAAALVQDKQTIGFGGFTAAGACKVIPLAIAAKAKAEHAVGRPFKLGVITGASTGKSLDGALAEAEAIAWRTPYQSDPTLRKSINEGKTHFFDLHLSAVQPAVRSGVLGKVDWAILEASHVTAQGEIVLSAAVGCANTFARVADKILIELNAHHPGDLMGFHDLYEPADPPRRREIPLYAPTDRIGTSFIKVNPKKIAGIVMTNLPDESGGFDAPDDVTNRIGENVAGFLAGEIKAGRLPASFLPLQSGVGNIANAVIGALGANPGIPPFMMYTEVLQDSVINLLQTGKCAFASSCSLTLSPPRLKEFYANLEYFRSRVVLRPQEISNSPEIVRRLGLITINTAIEVDLFGNVNSTHVMGRDLMNGIGGSGDFTRNAHVSIYTCPSVAKGGKISTIVPFVTHLDHSEHSVQIVVTEHGVADLRGKSPQERAMLMIAKCVHPEYREPLRAYLRASAKGHVPQTLHNAFGMHLAFLEQGDMRKVVWKE; via the coding sequence ATGATCCACTATCCTTTTCCCACGCTCACACCAGAGGAAGCTGCTGCCCTGGTGCAAGATAAACAGACCATCGGTTTCGGTGGCTTCACCGCGGCCGGCGCCTGCAAGGTCATCCCGCTGGCCATCGCCGCCAAGGCCAAGGCCGAACATGCGGTTGGCCGGCCCTTCAAGCTCGGCGTGATCACCGGGGCCTCGACCGGCAAGTCGCTTGACGGCGCCCTGGCTGAGGCCGAGGCCATCGCCTGGCGCACGCCCTACCAGTCGGACCCCACGCTGCGGAAGTCCATCAACGAGGGTAAAACGCATTTCTTCGACCTGCACCTGTCCGCCGTCCAACCGGCCGTCCGCAGCGGCGTGCTGGGCAAGGTCGACTGGGCCATCCTCGAAGCCAGCCACGTCACGGCCCAGGGCGAGATCGTGCTCTCCGCCGCCGTGGGTTGCGCCAACACCTTTGCCCGCGTCGCGGACAAGATCCTCATCGAGCTCAATGCCCACCACCCGGGCGACCTGATGGGTTTCCATGATCTCTACGAGCCGGCCGATCCGCCGCGGCGCCGCGAAATCCCGCTCTATGCGCCGACCGACCGCATCGGCACCTCCTTCATCAAGGTGAACCCGAAGAAGATCGCGGGCATCGTGATGACCAACCTGCCCGACGAGTCCGGCGGCTTCGATGCGCCGGACGACGTCACCAACCGGATCGGCGAAAATGTCGCCGGGTTCCTGGCGGGCGAGATCAAGGCCGGCCGCCTGCCGGCCTCGTTCCTCCCGCTCCAATCCGGCGTGGGCAACATCGCCAATGCCGTCATCGGCGCCCTCGGCGCCAATCCCGGGATCCCGCCCTTCATGATGTACACGGAGGTCCTGCAGGATTCCGTCATCAACCTGCTGCAGACCGGCAAGTGCGCCTTCGCCAGCAGCTGTTCGCTGACCCTCAGCCCGCCCCGGCTCAAGGAGTTCTACGCCAACCTCGAGTACTTCCGCTCCCGCGTCGTGCTGCGGCCGCAGGAGATTTCCAACAGCCCGGAAATCGTCCGCCGGCTCGGCCTCATCACCATCAACACCGCCATCGAGGTCGATCTCTTCGGCAATGTGAACAGCACGCACGTCATGGGGCGCGACCTGATGAACGGCATCGGCGGCTCCGGCGATTTCACGCGCAACGCCCACGTCTCGATCTACACCTGTCCTTCCGTGGCCAAGGGGGGCAAGATCAGCACGATCGTGCCCTTCGTGACCCACCTGGACCACAGCGAGCACTCCGTGCAGATCGTGGTGACGGAGCACGGCGTCGCCGACCTGCGCGGCAAGTCCCCGCAGGAACGCGCCATGCTGATGATCGCGAAGTGCGTGCACCCGGAGTACCGCGAGCCGCTGCGCGCCTACCTGCGCGCCTCGGCCAAGGGCCACGTGCCGCAGACCCTCCACAACGCCTTTGGCATGCACCTGGCCTTCCTCGAGCAGGGGGACATGCGCAAGGTGGTCTGGAAGGAGTAA
- a CDS encoding acetyl-CoA hydrolase/transferase family protein, translated as MPSSSPAWSTRAVSAAEAVSVICSGTNLFIHGAAATPTPLVEALAARHDLEGVRLWHLHTNGPAPFAEPGREREFRSVSLFTGSPLRAAVKEGRADFIPIFLSDIPGLFLSGQVKLDVALLQLSPPDHNGLCSLGTSCDAAKAAFESARVVIAEINAAMPRTHGNNVIPLSEVDAFIATDRPLHGHGVSAESPVEASIGEIIANLVEDGSTLQMGIGGIPDAALSRMKHKHDLGIHTEMFSDRIVELVEAGAITNRFKKVGQGRIITSFINGTQKLFDFVHDNPLVHFYPCDWTNDTSVIRKNPKVVAINSAIQIDLTGQVCADSIGDRIYSGIGGQMDFIRGAALSPGGKPIIALPSRAMGGQVSRIAPQLTPGAGVVTTRGHVHWVITEYGAVNLHGKTLRERGEALISIAHPDFRAELRHDLNVRRHFTLA; from the coding sequence ATGCCCTCCTCCTCCCCCGCTTGGTCCACCCGCGCGGTTTCGGCCGCCGAAGCCGTCTCTGTCATCTGCAGCGGCACGAATCTCTTCATCCACGGCGCCGCCGCGACCCCCACCCCGCTCGTCGAGGCCCTCGCCGCCCGCCACGACCTGGAGGGTGTCCGCCTCTGGCACCTGCACACCAACGGCCCCGCCCCCTTCGCCGAGCCCGGCCGCGAACGGGAATTCCGCTCCGTCTCCCTGTTCACCGGCTCGCCCCTGCGCGCCGCCGTCAAGGAGGGCCGCGCCGACTTCATCCCCATCTTCCTTTCCGACATCCCCGGCCTCTTCCTCTCCGGCCAGGTGAAGCTCGACGTCGCGCTCCTGCAGCTCTCCCCGCCCGACCACAACGGGCTTTGCTCGCTCGGCACGTCCTGTGACGCCGCCAAGGCCGCCTTCGAGTCCGCCCGCGTCGTCATCGCCGAGATCAACGCCGCCATGCCGCGCACGCATGGCAACAACGTCATCCCGCTCAGCGAGGTCGACGCCTTCATTGCCACCGACCGCCCCCTGCACGGCCACGGCGTCAGCGCCGAGTCCCCGGTCGAGGCCAGCATCGGCGAGATCATCGCCAATCTCGTCGAGGACGGCTCCACCCTCCAGATGGGCATCGGCGGCATCCCCGACGCCGCCCTGAGCCGCATGAAGCACAAGCATGACCTCGGCATCCACACCGAGATGTTCTCCGACCGCATCGTCGAACTGGTCGAGGCCGGCGCCATCACCAACCGCTTCAAGAAGGTCGGCCAGGGCCGCATCATCACCAGCTTCATCAACGGCACGCAGAAGCTCTTCGACTTCGTCCACGACAACCCCCTCGTCCACTTTTACCCCTGCGACTGGACCAACGACACCTCGGTCATCCGCAAGAACCCCAAGGTCGTCGCCATCAACTCCGCCATCCAGATCGACCTCACCGGCCAGGTCTGCGCCGACTCGATCGGCGACCGCATCTACTCCGGCATCGGTGGCCAGATGGATTTCATCCGCGGCGCGGCGCTTTCGCCCGGCGGCAAACCCATCATCGCGCTGCCCTCCCGCGCGATGGGCGGCCAGGTCTCGCGCATCGCCCCGCAGCTCACCCCCGGCGCCGGCGTCGTCACCACGCGCGGCCACGTCCACTGGGTCATCACCGAGTACGGCGCCGTCAACCTCCACGGCAAGACGCTGCGCGAACGCGGCGAGGCCCTGATTTCCATCGCGCACCCCGACTTCCGCGCCGAGCTGCGCCACGATCTGAACGTACGCCGGCATTTCACGCTGGCTTGA
- a CDS encoding sulfatase family protein: MPLSAGLHTRLVLGLHCTLLAASAAAVVPVPATITPERIPGAKPRNVVLILVDDHRYDAMSFLGHPLAETPHIDSLARNGVHIKNALVTTSLCSPSRASILTGLYTFRHRVIDNNRAIPPGTVYFPQYLQQAGYATAFFGKWHMGGEGDQPQPGFDRWVSFRGQGEYLPPKPGYTLNVDGRRVPQKGYITDELTDYAVDFIRQQDPAKKPFFIYLSHKAVHANFTPAARHAGKFVDKPYRRPASEADTPENYHLKPRWLHDQRNSWHGVDFPYHSDLDVEQYYKRYCETLCAVDDSVGRIVAELKAKGIHDDTLILYMGDNGFMFGEHGLIDKRVAYEPSIRVPMIMQCPSLFPGGQAIEHVVANLDVAPTVMEAMGLVRPPHMDGQSFLPLAQGRPVPWRENFLYVYYWEKNFPQSPTVFALRGERYKYITYYGLWDADELYDLQADPGEQKNLLYDPAHRATGQAMEQKLYAMMDELGGMEIPLNPPLGGSQNKRLRSREGARGADFPAPLVVDEPTNSSAR; this comes from the coding sequence ATGCCCCTGTCCGCCGGTCTCCACACCCGCCTCGTCCTCGGTCTCCATTGCACCCTCCTCGCGGCGAGTGCCGCGGCCGTGGTGCCGGTGCCGGCGACCATCACGCCCGAGCGGATCCCCGGCGCCAAGCCGCGCAACGTCGTCCTCATTCTCGTCGATGATCACCGTTACGATGCGATGAGTTTCCTCGGCCATCCCCTGGCCGAAACCCCGCACATCGACTCGCTGGCCCGCAATGGCGTGCACATTAAGAACGCGCTCGTTACGACCTCACTCTGTTCCCCCAGCCGCGCCTCCATCCTCACCGGGCTCTACACCTTTCGCCACCGCGTCATCGACAACAACCGCGCGATTCCGCCGGGCACCGTCTATTTCCCGCAGTACCTCCAGCAGGCGGGCTACGCGACGGCATTCTTCGGCAAGTGGCACATGGGCGGCGAGGGCGACCAGCCGCAACCCGGTTTCGATCGCTGGGTAAGCTTCCGCGGCCAGGGCGAATACCTGCCGCCCAAACCGGGCTACACGCTCAACGTCGACGGCCGCCGCGTGCCGCAAAAGGGCTACATCACCGACGAGCTCACCGACTACGCCGTCGATTTCATCCGCCAGCAGGACCCGGCCAAAAAGCCGTTCTTCATCTACCTCTCCCACAAGGCGGTCCACGCCAACTTCACCCCCGCCGCGCGCCACGCGGGGAAATTCGTGGACAAACCCTACCGCCGCCCGGCCTCGGAAGCCGACACGCCGGAAAATTACCACCTCAAGCCGCGTTGGCTGCATGACCAGCGCAACTCCTGGCACGGCGTCGACTTCCCCTACCACAGCGACCTCGACGTCGAACAATACTACAAGCGCTACTGCGAAACCCTGTGCGCCGTCGACGACAGCGTGGGCCGTATCGTCGCCGAGCTGAAGGCCAAGGGCATCCACGATGACACGCTGATCCTCTACATGGGCGACAACGGGTTCATGTTCGGCGAACATGGCCTGATCGACAAGCGCGTCGCCTACGAGCCCTCCATCCGCGTGCCGATGATCATGCAGTGTCCGTCCCTCTTCCCGGGCGGCCAGGCCATCGAGCATGTGGTGGCCAACCTGGATGTCGCCCCCACCGTGATGGAAGCGATGGGCCTCGTCCGTCCGCCCCACATGGACGGGCAGAGCTTCCTGCCCCTGGCCCAGGGGCGCCCGGTGCCTTGGCGGGAAAACTTCCTCTACGTCTACTATTGGGAGAAGAACTTCCCCCAGTCGCCAACCGTCTTTGCCCTGCGCGGCGAGCGCTACAAGTACATCACCTATTACGGCCTCTGGGACGCCGACGAGCTGTATGACCTGCAAGCGGACCCCGGCGAGCAGAAGAACCTCCTCTATGACCCCGCCCACCGCGCCACGGGGCAGGCGATGGAGCAGAAACTTTACGCGATGATGGACGAGCTCGGCGGCATGGAAATTCCCCTGAATCCCCCGCTCGGCGGCTCGCAGAACAAGCGCTTGCGCAGTCGCGAGGGCGCCCGCGGCGCCGATTTCCCTGCCCCGCTCGTCGTGGACGAGCCCACCAACTCCAGCGCCCGCTAA